The Gouania willdenowi chromosome 3, fGouWil2.1, whole genome shotgun sequence genome includes the window ATGGGCTAGCTTAGCGCGTAGCAATGACAgctgagcagggtcaaagggtCAAAGCGTAGGACAATGTTATCACTTCCactttttggtaaaatatttttattggaCCCTTTGGAAAATTAGGAAATATGACATCAATCAGATGATAATTTAtcaaaaaaatatgattattgTCCATACCGTTTTCTTTTTGAGAGCTTTTGTTTCATAGCCACAGTGAGTGTGACCTGATCTCCATCAGCGCCTGGTGAACCTGGATCTCTCTCACACTGAGAGCAGGCGGATCCTCTTATGACCTGGTATTTAGAGCGTGGCAGGTGTGAGGAAGATTAGCACTGATTTATTACTCAGAAGGACTTTCAAAACCCCTttaaaacccacacacacacacacacacacacacacacacacacacacacacacacacacacacacacacacacacaaatgagaaTCAATGagataaaataacataaaattatacAAGATTAAATAAAACGGGAAAATTTTgattataaaaacataaaagatgTAATAAGATGAGATAAAATCACAGATGAGGTGTTAACATTAGATGAGGTCAGATAAAATGAGATTAGACGAGATAAGATTATTTACAGTAAGTTATACCTCTAGTGTTGCTCTTATCTCTTCCaggttgatgatgatgatggtgatgatgatggtcctCCTCCAGAGATCCCTGTGTCTTCTGTCCAAACACTGGTTCCAGTTCTTCATCTGATCACATGGTCTCCTCCAGGTTCTCCTCCTTCCTTCCTGGCTGAGTGGATGCTGCTGACTCTTCCAtgtagcgtgtgtgtgtgtgtgtgtgtgcgtgtgcagcgTTGGAGCCTCAGTGGGGCCACGGAGCCTTCGGGCCAGAGTCTCTTCAGAGCAGCAACTACTCCCTGGTTCTGTTGATCCAGCTCAGCctgctgacctttgacctgctgGTCAACGCTGGGAGTGAACTACTGAGGGACGAACCCGCCGTACAGATGGTCCTGTTCATGTGAGAAATActcatttcattcattcatctattACAGCAACcatggggtcaccagatgccttcaagataCTAAGAATACTGTCTGAATATTTTAAGATGTCCTGATGTTGGAGATCTAAGTATatttcaaagtaaacttcctgaaaaaagtagTCTGAATAAACACATGATtgtaaaagcacacaaaatctatatttttttaatggcactacaaacacaaaattatttcaaaactataaaagaaaagaaaaattcacaaaatgactttgaagcacacaaaacaataagaaaaacacaacaaaatatagaaaatgacagtaaaattacacacaataatagaaaattacataaaattatgataaaaacacatacaatgatgataaaaacacattaaacaataagaaaaatacacaaaatcaatccaaaaacacaacagaatatagaaaatggcaataaaatgacacaaaataacagaaaaatacataaaatgacaataaaaacacgcaaaatgactttaaaaacatacaaaacaatgaaaaaaatacaaaaaattactccaaaaacacaacaaaatatagaaaattatgGTAAAATTACacataataatagaaaaatacattaaatgggtctaaaaacacaaaatgactttaaaaacacacaacaataaaagaagcacacacacaatacagtaaaaatacactaaacaccaacaaaaccaaacagaatgctaaaactttttgttgtttcctgtattaaatcTCAGAATGGTTattatgaatgttgatcatgtgatctaacCTGTATGATGTCATCATGTGTTCCCTCAGCATCCAGGACATTTCCATCCTGTTTAACGTGATCATCatcctgctgatgctgttcaACACCTACGTGTTCCAGGTGGGGCTGGTTTCCATCCTGCTGCAGCGCTTCAGATCTCTGCTCATGCTCTCTGCTCTGTACCTGACCTCCAGCGTCATCCTGCACTCCTGGCTCATGGTACAAACATCCTGTGGGACACGTGCATGTGTCCCCAAGTGTTATTCCTGATAGATGCAGTTTCTCCTGAAGATAAATCTGATCCTTGCTGACAGTTACAGTATCTATAGTATGTACTGTAACAAGTGCAATAACACAGAGATGGGCCACTTTTATCACAGGGgagacacaaaaatgtgattgtctgatccgagggtcacatgatgaTCAATACGTATTTAGAGTAATCACCACTCTGAGCATTAACGCAcgcattttgtacatttttcctcaaactttgtgtgtttgttgaagccttttgtatgtttttgttctcattttgtgtgtttttggaaacctattgtatgttttgttatcattttgtgtgtttttgcactcattttgatgatttttctctaactgtgtttttttggaacctttttgtgtgtttttggcatcattcTATGTATAttagttggttttttttgtgtttttggaaatctttagtgtgtttttggcgtcattctgtgtatttttagcgCCTTTTTacgtcattttttgtatattttcagtcatcttgtctgtttttggagtaaatttgtctattgttgttttgtgtatttttgttattttggggGTTTGGCTTAGCTTACGATATAAGCTTAGAccaataaagaataaataaagtagATTATAAAGTAGTAATTATATTGATGACTCCTTCCTGAAGGGATAAAAGCTAATGTCTGTTTCCTTCCGTCTGTCAGAATCTTCGCTGGCTGAACTTTAACAGATTCATTTGGACGGACGGACTTCAGATGCTGTTTATCATTCACAGAACTGGTGAGAAGGTCGTTCTATTGATTTGTGTTTGTGACGTCATGTGATCACAGCAGCTGTAATCTGACTCAGTCACTCTCAAGGCCACGGTTAGATTTTGTGTCCAAGTTAcaggaaaaaaagtattttttttgtgacgtcatgaactttgacccctactgatctttttactggtaggtcgtacagctttggtcattgaaataaaatactccacttgagatgagcttttcataatatgataaatattcatatatcgttgacattgtccctatgagatgacatatgtgtcattagtgctgcattagtCTTGGAGGAGTTCCATGACAACTACTACgataacaatgtatttggcaattttcaattaccaaatacattatatataaatatattcatataaCAGATGAGTTATAATATATAGAACTGTCAGATGAGACGAGGTAAGATTATATAAGAAAAGACAACATGAGATGAAACAACATGAGATAATAAAGGATGAGATGAGACAAGTCGGGGTGATAGAAGACGAGTATATGAAATAGAAGGAGATAATTAAACTAGACACAGatatacaaataattaaaataaaaaacacacaggaaaaaagtcacaataataagtataaatgtagttataaaCATCCTAAATCTTTTAAAGTTGAAACACAGAGTGTGATATAATAGATGATATGAACTAATAGAGTTTAAACAATGTGAGGCTGTGACATCAGGTCAGTGAGTGGCTGATTTCCACCATCTTAGAAGCTCTTAAGTGGATAAAAGGATTTATGGTCTGTTTGGTTTGTTCTCTGCATGTCATCAGACCCACATCCTCACATACAGACTAGGTTTACTctaggatttattttattatcagatggacaaactaaaaatactgtaaaaaaaatacagaaatccTAGCTAAACAATGAACactgtcaaaaataaaacacaaaaaggagaactcatatattttattattacataaaaaaaggttttaacaTTATCAAATAAGCATATAAGCTTTAAGAATAGAAAACCTGCGCAGAAGAGTTTTAGTTCAGATAGTTGCATTTCaactcaattcaactttatttatatagcgaaaatacaacaaagtcatctcaaagcgctgaacaaaatataaagtccatagtaaaaaagaaagaagccagatccacatgaacaagcattcagcgacagtgggaagaaaaaactccctctttttataggaagaaatctccagaggaaccaggttcagaggtggagaacatctgcttcCACTGGTTGTTGTCAGTGAGCAGAAGGACAAATGGATAAGATAGTAGGATAGtaggatagtccatccaagtgtcccagactagttgagtctGGGACCggcagctccagcatcaagacacctgcaACAGAGAAGAGAGCGGAGGTCGAGGAGAAGACAGactgcagagaaaaaaaataaataataatatatatatatatataaaaacacacacaaaatgactccaaaacactcaaaacacaaaaaaacccacaaaatgactctagacaaacacaatgactccaaaaacatagaaaatgacatcaaaacacacagaatgactcaaaaatacacaaaatgactcaaaaaacaccaaaatgatGCAGGAAACAaatacaatgactccaaaaacacaaaaggactccagaATGTACACATCCTTGCAGCTAGAGAGAGTTCACTCCAACATATGTTAAGACACGATGGGAAAGGGAAGCTAAGGTAAAGATAATAACTGAGGAGGACTGGCTCAACATCTGTAAAACACAGTCATGATTGTGTCTGAGGAGAGAGTTTACATTAAGGGtgtgtcaaaatatcaataggaCGATATATGTTGAGGTACGTTATcgattcacatttttatttaattatttttcccttATTACACAAGTTAAGTATAGGGATATAAAATCCAAGGTAATGGAATCGCAGACGGAATCAAATGGACTGAAGAGACATGAAATGCGTCACTGTGTtggttttttatggggaaatgcaGAGGATATTGATAATTGTGATGTACAAATGAATGTGTCTCTCTGTGGCTCAGCTTCTGATTTACACTTTCAAAAAAGATCAAATTCATGAATGAATGCATGTTGAACCTGTACTGACCCTGTCTGCTATCCTTATTATTATATCCTTGTTTATTCCATGTAAAAAtatctaataaaaataaagtatataaaaaaatgactccagaaactgAGGAAGAAATAGATCAAAGTTAATTGAAAGTTTAAATcgattgcaaaaaaaaacacacacaggtgaaaGTACACACTTGCATGGACCATGGGATAAAACTGAGGGACGATCAGGGGAGAACATACAAACCTTTCCACTAAATACTGACCTAAGTATTTAAACAGTGAAAatattcttcttcctccttttaAAAAAGAGGGAGAAGAATAAATGAGTGTGCAGTGAAGTGTGTGTGGTTGATAACCTGTACCTGGTGCTTCCACAGCGTCCGTGCTCTATTATTACTTCTACAAGAGGACGTCAGAGTGTCTGGGAGACCCTCGACTCTACGAGGACTCGCCGTGGCTCAGGGACGCCTTCGCTAGAGTCCGACAGTGACAAACTGTGGATGTGaaacactgaataataaaaccCATCATTGTGTTATTATTACACACTGTGCCAAAAACATAGAAGAAAACCAATATTTAGTCACCACAGGCCCTTTTTTATTCGTGCACAGCTTTGAAAAcacgtgtttgtttgtttcatgtgCAATTTGTGTTGTTGATGTTTGGAGCCATTAAacatgtgtgtaaatgtgtgtgtgtgtggttaaaaTGGTGCCTCAGCTTTAAAACAGGACTCCAGGTGAGTCAAACTGTTTCTGAGCTGCTGCAGCTCTGTGAGCAGCGACGCCTCCTGCAGGTCAAACTGTACAGCACACAAACAGAGAAGATCTCAGTTAGATAATGAACAAATCTACAtctttaactcattgagtgccattcacgtctatagacgtgaattgtgtttttcggctggggttgctaagAGACAGTGTGACCAAGgtctccggtgaatatctaacttgtacaatgatgtagtgaccaactggtgacctGTAGGTGTCAGTAgagcacctttagatgagagatcacccgtgatgggcagagctcagagggagaggaaaggagtttaccagacagaaaatggcgctactagagttgatgctgaagctcccaccagctcacaggagcacacactcaaccagagcatgtgtggaactaagtggactattgagagtgtcgcgatggtgagagaaaacgatcaaaaaacgtGGCAAGTGGTGAGACTCAGcatgtctgggaggaggaggaagttgtgtgtgtggagactgacgggggagagacttggaggaatgccaaaatacagtaagaaatccattcaactctgacatcgatagcaaaataataatgttgccatcaaaagcctggtctcagtgttgtttttgtagttttatagaaggaaaccaatgttgaggcatcactaaagcaaaaaaaaaaaatggcttcaaagtcactaatagatttcagaaaaagctgtttttctcagctttttgtcacaaactggcgttTTGTGTGAAATGTGTCTCTATTCAACTGTGGATTATGGAAGAACGAAACAtgctagaaacaaaataattttttttgatgtcagattgtcatagtacaaaatattctgtgggtctttaaaaatgagtcaaaatactctaaaacgactggcactgaatgagttaagaactactgactgtaaataataatattattgtaTTAAGTAATAAGAAAACGTACCTTTAATGCATACGTGTAAAAATGCTCAGCTTCTTCTTTTCTGCCACACTGTGAACAAGACAAATGAAGTTTAATAATTACATATCATATATTACATATGAAGTTTAATTATtcttaaacacacaaattcaaacaaaatgtttttgtttttttttacttttggttaataATGAAGTCATTTCAGCTAGTTACCCTATTttattgacacaaaaacactgaaaattaccaaaaatcacAACTTTAAATGACAAATGTTTGCTTTTGCTAAACActtttataatatttaaattttctaactttttgaaattacattattatacTTTATATCGCTGTAATATAATAATTTGTATATGTACTTATGActtaaaactattttaatatCATATTTTATCACTGATTTcgtttttctactttttaacatattttttcacatctttttttcgCAACATCtttaatatatatcatattttatATGATTATTGTTAAAGTAtatattattgatttaaaattacttttaaaactactttaaatctcaaattgtcaTACTgagtttttttaaaccaattatAGTTCAAAAGTCACTTATTATCATTAATGTGGGTTACAGTAGTGAtgattatttacaaaaacatagtcattaagtatttatttctaGAATTGCTTGATGAAGGAACATCAACGAGAGAAAAAACATAATCTGTGATTATTTAAAGAGCACAAAGAAGCCCCGCCTCTCCTCCAGGTGAAACCACACCTTCTCTTCACAGCGTGAATTATTACATAACTCGGCTTCTAAGAGCTCCGCCCACTCTCAGGGTTCAGGGAGAGTGGGCGGAGCTTTGTGACCATCATAACTCACCTTGAAGCAGAGCAGAGACAGGTAGGCCCACACCTCTGGGTTCTGGTCGTCTAGGTGGGTCGCTTcattcagagcttcctctgcaGCGCTCAGCTCtgacatcttcatcatcatcatcatcatcacacacacacacacacacacacacacacacacacacacacacacacacacaaaagatcaATCGCCTTCAGTTTCTCCCAAAAATAACCTTTCTGTCTCATTCTGATGCTCATTTGTAACTTCAGCAGCTCATATTGACCATGTGATCTTTGATAAACagagctagcattagctagagTTAGCTAGCAGATACATACAAGGTTCATACAGTTTTAGTCAAACTAAATTCAAGACTTATCAAGACTTTTgaatgccatttgaaattaaatttaagacttCATGGTAAACACAATTGGGGGGGGATGCTACATCATTTAAATAGGGTTAGGGTACATTTTCCCACTGTCTAGTACAACTGgagacccccaaagtaaacacacaaaaatacacgacaataaaatacacatacacaaaaaaaaaaacagactaaaacaaGGCAAGACCGGTATTTGGCaaatgaaatttttaaaaaattgtcacacattgagagagaatgttgttcaatggtaccagtctaagcaatgtatctcaatttgtggccaagttatagagaaaaaagtattctttttgttttggctGAAGTTTGTCATCCTGAGAGCGTTGAGgtctcactttgttcacttttctgaggagttcttgaccttaaatatgaccttgagcaaaggttaAGGTTacatgttgttcaatggtaccagtggctatgttatagggaaaaaagtactatttttttgtgacatcatgaactttgacccctaccaatctttttactggtaggtcgtacagcttcagtccaactaaaaaaaatactccacttgagatgagcttttcataaataaagtatcaaacttgtacaataaatattcgtagagatatgaaaaattttagtttttgacacttgaaGAAAGGTTGACTCCACATCCTTGacatgagatgacatacgtgtcattagtgctgcatcaATAGCCCAGGAGCAGTTCCAGGATGAAGGAGttgcaaaagaagaagaataataaCAACTCCTACAAGaacaataatcaaaatcactccaaaaaacatacaagatgattacaaaaacagccagaaatct containing:
- the LOC114480360 gene encoding transmembrane protein 138-like, giving the protein MENRVKNTLQMCENPFKCVRFSSHGALRGSYGESLVEAGGQTEAGRPQSRDSSPGRDTFTVDDDDGDDDGPPPEIPVSSVQTLVPVLHLITWSPPALEPQWGHGAFGPESLQSSNYSLVLLIQLSLLTFDLLVNAGSELLRDEPAVQMVLFIIQDISILFNVIIILLMLFNTYVFQVGLVSILLQRFRSLLMLSALYLTSSVILHSWLMNLRWLNFNRFIWTDGLQMLFIIHRTASVLYYYFYKRTSECLGDPRLYEDSPWLRDAFARVRQ